One segment of Primulina tabacum isolate GXHZ01 chromosome 14, ASM2559414v2, whole genome shotgun sequence DNA contains the following:
- the LOC142525000 gene encoding uncharacterized protein LOC142525000, translating to MEVGSGSAIFSFLGSCRYVNGLYLISIHNGATLLEIFESLGRKCAAINSELTLLQYMAPHDHIAVTLNEDDDVRNMKPSQLFQILQSWFDFADKVCSDGGHELDVGTLTNSIDAWIHCIRGVGQKFKDAAEFRICLKNYVIASRRSFRYRRNESGKILVVCSKENCEWKIYASKHKSDNSFGIRKCNLSHSCGDDNLRSRGHSKADSSWVANVVKEKLRGEPSYRPCTMLKDIERDYEVELEYYKVWAGKEMAMHDIYGTDKGSYDKLRCGCRPLLFLDGTHIKNKYKGCLLGAVAKDANDDVFTLAYAIVDAENDSNWEWYPLHNKKHWSSVLKKAAYTSSRHEFSQHIKSIIDSMPLAQEFLVSVPSENWANSMFVGER from the exons ATGGAAGTCGGTTCGGGGAGCGCAATATTTTCGTTTCTTGGAAGTTGCCGCTACGTCAATGGtctttatttgatttcaattcaTAATGGCGCAACTTTGTTAGAGATATTCGAGAGTTTAGGACGAAAATGTGCGGCTATTAATTCTGAATTAACATTATTGCAATACATGGCACCCCATGATCATATTGCAGTAACCCTGAATGAAGATGACGATGTTCGAAATATGAAACCTTCACAGTT Gtttcagatattgcagagttg GTTTGATTTTGCTGATAAAGTTTGTTCTGATGGAGGTCACGAGCTTGACGTTGGCACTTTAACCAATTCTATTGATGCTTGGATTCATTGCATACGTGGTGTTGGGCAAAAATTTAAAGATGCAGCTGAATTCAGGATTTGTcttaaaaattatgttattgccAGTAGAAGATCTTTTAGGTACAGGAGAAATGAAAGTGGTAAGATCTTAGTTGTTTGCAGCAAAGAGAATTGTGAGTGGAAAATTTATGCCTCCAAACATAAATCGGACAATTCATTCGGCATAAGAAAGTGCAACCTAAGCCATAGTTGTGGGGATGATAATTTGCGGAGTAGAGGTCACTCTAAAGCTGATTCATCCTGGGTAGCTAATGTTGTGAAGGAGAAGTTAAGGGGAGAGCCATCATATCGCCCATGTACAATGCTGAAGGACATTGAAAGAGATTATGAAGTAGAACTTGAGTATTATAAAGTTTGGGCGGGTAAAGAGATGGCAATGCATGATATTTATGGAACTGATAAGGGGTCGTATGATAAATTACGATG TGGTTGTCGgccattattatttttggatggAACTCACATTAAGAACAAGTACAAAGGATGTTTATTAGGCGCTGTGGCAAAGGATGCGAATGATGATGTTTTTACACTTGCGTATGCAATTGTTGATGCAGAAAACGATTCTAATTGGGAATG GTATCCTCTCCATAACAAGAAACATTGGTCTTCTGTTTTGAAGAAAGCTGCGTACACCTCATCAAGACATGAATTCTCGCAACATATCAAAAGCATAATCGATTCGATGCCGCTCGCCCAGGAGTTTCTTGTGAGTGTGCCCTCAGAAAATTGGGCCAATTCTATGTTTGTGGGTGAGCGATGA